The following are encoded together in the Montipora foliosa isolate CH-2021 chromosome 12, ASM3666993v2, whole genome shotgun sequence genome:
- the LOC137981017 gene encoding uncharacterized protein has protein sequence MGSPVSPIVANLCMEVIEELAITTSSVPPKVWKRYVDDSFEIIKEDAVSSFHNTLNASDPKISFTIELENNGQIAFLDTLVSRRNGVVVIDVYRKPTHTDRYLDFSSHHDEKHKISTASTLLFRASSLPTSHEGKIRETSHVIAALEANGYPSSVISTILNKKPPSPTVPPPEELVSMFFKWVDPPDIYKGFACLPYISGLTEPLTRLLLKNESRVVNKPFKTLQQEFPSPKFRQPSHLQSNVVYKIPCKDCPWNYIGETGRCLQTRKKEHQRNLKNYAKGSNVANHAWQNNHSIDFENACVIDKGNYRVRKTLESWHTAKTFDADNNSNPLPRQYSILL, from the coding sequence ATGGGCAGCCCAGTTAGCCCTATCGTCGCCAACCTCTGCATGGAAGTGATCGAGGAACTAGCTATAACTACCTCTTCAGTCCCACCAAAGGTCTGGAAACGTTATGTTGATGACAGTTTCGAGATTATCAAGGAGGACGCTGTCTCTTCCTTTCACAATACTCTAAACGCATCCGACCCCAAAATTTCTTTCACTAttgaacttgaaaacaatggCCAAATTGCCTTCCTTGACACTTTGGTTTCCAGAAGAAACGGTGTCGTTGTCATTGATGTTTATCGGAAACCAACCCATACTGACAGATATCTGGATTTCTCTTCTCATCATgatgaaaaacacaaaatcagcaCGGCCTCGACCCTTTTGTTTCGGGCATCTAGCCTCCCTACCAGCCATGAAGGAAAAATACGGGAAACCAGCCACGTCATAGCCGCGTTAGAAGCTAATGGCTACCCATCGTCCGTTATTTCCACCATTCTTAATAAGAAGCCACCGTCACCTACAGTTCCCCCGCCAGAAGAATTGGTCTCTATGTTTTTCAAATGGGTTGATCCACCTGATATTTACAAGGGTTTTGCATGTCTCCCCTACATCAGCGGTCTAACTGAGCCTCTCACGAGATTACTCCTTAAAAATGAAAGCCGTGTTGTCAATAAACCTTTCAAAACCCTTCAACAAGAATTCCCGTCTCCGAAGTTCAGACAACCATCACATCTCCAATCCAATGTTGTTTATAAAATCCCATGCAAAGACTGTCCATGGAACTACATAGGAGAAACCGGAAGATGCCTTCAAACCCGAAAAAAGGAACACCAACGAAATTTGAAGAATTATGCAAAGGGCTCAAACGTTGCTAACCATGCGTGGCAAAACAACCACTCCATTGACTTCGAAAACGCTTgtgttattgacaaaggcaattaCCGCGTTCGAAAAACACTAGAATCATGGCATACAGCAAAAACGTTCGACGCGGATAATAACTCTAATCCGTTgcctaggcaatactccattttattgtaa